A single Malaclemys terrapin pileata isolate rMalTer1 chromosome 3, rMalTer1.hap1, whole genome shotgun sequence DNA region contains:
- the DNAJC27 gene encoding dnaJ homolog subfamily C member 27, which produces MEANLPKRKETRKSLRIKVISMGNAEVGKSCIIKRYCEKRFVPKYLATIGIDYGVTKVQIRDREIKVNIFDMAGHPFFYEVRNEFYKDTQGVVLVYDVGQKESFDALDGWMAEMKQELGPHGNMENVVFVVCANKIDCTKHRCVDESEGRLWAESRGFLYFETSAQTGEGINEMFQTFYSAIVDLCDNGGKRPTSSMSVGFTKEQADTIRRIRNSKDCWDMLGVKPGATRDEVNKAYRKLAVLLHPDKCVAPGSEDAFKAVVNARTALLKNIK; this is translated from the exons ATGGAGGCGAATCTGCCGAAGCGGAAAGAAACGCGCAAGTCGCTGAGGATCAAAGTCATCTCCATGGGCAACGCGGAGGTGGGCAAG AGCTGTATCATAAAGCGGTACTGTGAAAAGAGGTTTGTTCCCAAATACCTAGCGACGATAGGAATCGACTATGGCGTCACCAA AGTACAAATTAGAGATCGCGAGATTAAAGTCAACATCTTTGACATGGCTGGGCACCCCTTCTTCTATGAG GTTCGCAACGAGTTTTACAAGGACACTCAGGGGGTTGTCCTCGTGTATGATGTTGGCCAAAAGGAgtcatttgatgcactggatggatggatggctgagATGAAGCAGGAGCTTGGACCTCATGGAAACATGGAAAACGTTGTCTTCGTTGTCTGTGCCAACAAG ATTGACTGCACCAAGCACCGCTGCGTGGATGAGAGCGAAGGGCGACTGTGGGCAGAAAGCCGGGGGTTTCTTTACTTTGAGACCTCAGCACAGACAGGAGAAGGAATCAATGAGATGTTTCAG ACCTTCTATTCCGCAATTGTTGATCTGTGCGACAATGGTGGGAAACGCCCCACATCGAGCATGAGCGTTGGGTTCACCAAAGAGCAGGCGGACACCATTCGGAGGATCCGCAACAGCAAGGACTGCTGGGACATGTTGGGAGTCAAACCTGGAGCCACAAG GGACGAGGTGAACAAAGCCTATCGGAAGCTGGCAGTGCTGCTCCATCCGGACAAGTGCGTGGCTCCCGGCAGCGAGGACGCTTTCAAAGCTGTCGTGAATGCGCGGACGGCGCTTCTCAAAAACATCAAATAG